In the Rhizobium sp. CB3090 genome, one interval contains:
- a CDS encoding DUF1465 family protein, protein MSELGLNTISFAGHAASSAQFRTLYSEGMSLVEETAAYLDGQGRAASKVLPRMASVLYAAESMRLTTRLMQMASWLLLQRAVNNGEMSRDQVLTEKNKVRLDGFNVDRNAPGWNDLPEAFRDLVERSLRLQNRVALLDREIYRPTETPIVPDNQNSVKAQLTLLQTAFGNH, encoded by the coding sequence ATGTCGGAACTTGGTTTGAATACCATCAGCTTTGCTGGCCATGCAGCTTCATCGGCGCAGTTCAGGACGCTCTATTCGGAGGGCATGTCGCTGGTTGAGGAAACCGCGGCTTACCTCGATGGCCAGGGCCGTGCCGCTTCCAAGGTTCTGCCGCGCATGGCCTCCGTGCTCTATGCCGCTGAATCCATGCGACTGACCACCCGCCTGATGCAGATGGCCTCGTGGCTACTGCTGCAGCGCGCCGTCAACAACGGCGAAATGTCGCGCGATCAGGTGCTGACCGAAAAGAACAAGGTTCGCCTCGACGGCTTCAACGTCGACCGCAACGCACCCGGCTGGAACGACCTCCCGGAAGCCTTCCGTGACCTCGTCGAGCGCTCGTTGCGCCTTCAGAACCGCGTCGCGTTGCTCGACCGCGAAATCTATCGCCCGACGGAAACCCCGATCGTTCCGGACAACCAGAACAGCGTCAAAGCGCAGCTCACCCTGCTGCAGACAGCATTTGGAAATCACTGA
- a CDS encoding class I fructose-bisphosphate aldolase codes for MSERLEDIAVKMVAGGKGLLAADESTATIKKRLDTIALASTEESRRDYREMLFRSDDAMKKYISGVILYEETLFQKAADGTPFVDIIRAADSIPGIKVDTGAKPMAGFPGETITEGLDGLADRLAKYYDAGARFAKWRGVIAVSDALPTYGSIRANAHALARYAALCQQAKIVPIVEPEVLMDGEPGTHDLARSEEVTRWTLRIVFQELAESRINLEGMILKPSMVIDGKKARKASVEQVAEATVRVLKETVPSAVPGIAFLSGGQSPEEATAHLSAINGYDLPWHVTFSYGRALQDASLKAWGGKPENVAAGQRAFAHRAEMNYLAAKGSWTKDSEKAA; via the coding sequence ATGAGCGAACGACTTGAAGACATTGCCGTAAAGATGGTGGCCGGCGGCAAAGGCCTGCTGGCGGCTGACGAATCCACCGCCACGATCAAGAAACGTCTCGACACGATCGCTCTTGCTTCCACCGAAGAGAGCCGGCGCGACTATCGCGAAATGCTCTTCCGCTCTGACGACGCGATGAAGAAGTACATCTCCGGTGTCATCCTCTACGAGGAAACCCTCTTCCAGAAGGCTGCCGACGGCACGCCTTTCGTCGACATCATCCGCGCCGCCGATAGCATTCCCGGTATCAAGGTCGATACCGGCGCCAAGCCGATGGCCGGCTTCCCGGGCGAAACCATCACCGAAGGCCTTGACGGTCTCGCTGATCGGCTGGCGAAATATTACGACGCCGGCGCCCGCTTCGCCAAATGGCGCGGCGTGATCGCCGTTTCCGACGCATTGCCGACCTACGGCTCGATCAGGGCCAATGCCCATGCGCTGGCCCGCTATGCCGCTCTCTGCCAGCAGGCGAAGATCGTGCCAATCGTCGAGCCGGAAGTCCTGATGGATGGCGAACCCGGCACGCACGATCTCGCCCGCAGTGAGGAAGTCACCCGCTGGACGCTGCGGATTGTCTTTCAGGAGCTCGCCGAATCCCGCATCAACCTCGAAGGCATGATCCTGAAGCCGAGCATGGTCATCGACGGCAAGAAGGCGCGCAAGGCATCGGTCGAGCAAGTCGCCGAGGCAACCGTCAGAGTGCTGAAGGAAACCGTTCCCTCCGCCGTCCCCGGCATCGCCTTCCTCTCCGGCGGACAATCGCCGGAAGAAGCAACCGCGCATCTCTCCGCCATCAACGGCTATGATCTGCCCTGGCACGTCACCTTCTCCTACGGCCGCGCCCTGCAGGACGCTTCGCTGAAAGCCTGGGGCGGCAAGCCGGAAAACGTCGCCGCTGGCCAGCGCGCCTTCGCCCACCGCGCCGAGATGAACTATCTCGCCGCCAAGGGGAGCTGGACCAAGGACAGCGAAAAGGCCGCCTGA
- a CDS encoding DUF1192 domain-containing protein translates to MSIFDDDRPKKPSAHEIGSDLSLLSVDELKARVALMQEEIARLEAEIASKESGRQAAENLFRS, encoded by the coding sequence ATGAGCATTTTCGATGATGACCGCCCAAAGAAGCCGTCTGCCCACGAAATCGGCAGCGATTTGTCGCTGCTCTCCGTCGACGAACTCAAGGCGCGCGTCGCGCTGATGCAAGAGGAGATAGCGCGGCTGGAAGCGGAGATCGCCAGCAAGGAATCCGGTCGTCAAGCCGCCGAAAACCTGTTCCGCTCGTAA
- the tkt gene encoding transketolase has translation MISREQHDRMANAIRFLAMDAVEKANSGHPGLPMGMADVATVLFSKYLRFDPKHPHWPNRDRFVLSAGHGSMLLYSLLYLTGYPDMSVEDLKQFRQLGSKTAGHPEYGHATGIETTTGPLGQGIANSVGMAIAERKLREEFGADLMDHYTYVMCGDGCLMEGISHEAIALAGHLKLNKLILFWDNNSITIDGAVSLSDSTDQIARFKAVHWNTIEVDGHDQAAIAAAIEAAHQSDRPTMIACKTIIGFGAPNKQGTHKVHGSPLGAEEIAATRVALNWPYDAFVIPDDILSEWRAVGERSVGTRIEWEGRVAVAEPGKKAEFNRRFAGELPAGFDAAISDYKKKLAETKPTLATRKASEDALEVINGFLPETLGGSADLTPSNNTKTSQMKSITPTDFSGRYVHWGIREHGMAAAMNGIALHGGLIPYSGGFLIFTDYCRPPLRLAALMGIRVIHVLTHDSIGVGEDGPTHQPVEQIAGLRAIPNFLLFRPADATETAECWQLAVKTLNRPSGLALTRQNLLAARTEYSEKNLCEQGAYTLAGKADAKVTIFASGSEVEIAVAARTALEGKGISTRVVSVPCTELFFEQPDAYRHEVLGNSPVKIAVEAAVREGWDAFIGPEGTFIGMKSFGASAPYKDVYKHFGITAEAVVAAAEAKLS, from the coding sequence ATGATCTCTCGCGAACAACACGACCGGATGGCGAATGCAATCCGTTTCCTTGCCATGGATGCTGTCGAGAAGGCCAATTCCGGTCACCCCGGTCTGCCGATGGGGATGGCGGACGTCGCCACCGTTCTCTTTAGCAAATATCTCCGCTTCGACCCGAAACATCCGCACTGGCCGAACCGTGACCGCTTCGTGCTCTCGGCCGGCCATGGTTCCATGCTGCTCTATTCGCTGCTGTACTTGACCGGCTACCCGGACATGTCGGTCGAAGACCTGAAGCAGTTCCGTCAGCTCGGCTCCAAGACCGCCGGCCATCCGGAATATGGTCATGCCACCGGTATCGAAACCACCACCGGCCCGCTCGGCCAGGGCATTGCCAACTCGGTCGGCATGGCGATCGCCGAGCGCAAGCTGCGCGAAGAATTCGGCGCCGATTTGATGGATCACTATACCTATGTCATGTGCGGCGACGGCTGCTTGATGGAAGGTATCAGCCATGAAGCAATCGCGCTCGCCGGCCACCTGAAGCTGAACAAGCTCATCCTTTTCTGGGACAACAACTCGATCACCATCGACGGCGCCGTCTCGCTTTCGGATTCGACCGACCAGATCGCCCGCTTCAAGGCCGTTCACTGGAACACGATCGAAGTCGACGGTCATGATCAGGCCGCCATCGCCGCTGCCATCGAGGCCGCTCACCAGTCCGACCGCCCGACGATGATCGCCTGCAAGACGATCATCGGCTTCGGCGCTCCGAACAAGCAGGGCACTCACAAGGTTCACGGCTCGCCGCTCGGCGCCGAGGAAATTGCAGCGACCCGCGTTGCACTGAACTGGCCCTATGACGCTTTCGTCATTCCGGACGACATCCTCTCCGAATGGCGCGCCGTCGGCGAACGCTCGGTCGGAACACGCATCGAGTGGGAAGGCCGCGTCGCTGTCGCGGAGCCTGGCAAAAAGGCTGAATTCAACCGTCGCTTTGCCGGCGAGCTGCCGGCTGGCTTCGATGCCGCCATCAGCGACTACAAGAAGAAGCTCGCCGAAACCAAGCCGACGCTCGCAACCCGCAAGGCATCGGAAGACGCGCTCGAAGTCATCAATGGCTTCCTGCCGGAAACGCTCGGCGGCTCCGCCGATCTGACGCCGTCGAACAACACCAAGACCAGCCAGATGAAGTCGATCACCCCGACCGATTTCTCCGGCCGTTATGTCCACTGGGGCATTCGCGAACACGGCATGGCCGCGGCCATGAATGGCATTGCGCTACACGGTGGCTTAATCCCCTATTCCGGCGGCTTCCTGATCTTCACGGACTATTGCCGTCCGCCGCTCCGTCTCGCCGCGCTGATGGGCATTCGCGTCATCCATGTTCTGACACATGACTCGATCGGCGTCGGCGAAGATGGCCCGACCCACCAGCCTGTCGAACAGATCGCCGGCCTGCGCGCCATTCCGAACTTCCTGCTGTTCCGTCCGGCTGACGCCACCGAGACGGCAGAGTGCTGGCAGCTCGCGGTCAAGACACTGAACCGTCCGTCCGGCCTTGCGCTGACCCGCCAGAACCTGCTCGCTGCGCGTACGGAATACAGCGAGAAGAACCTCTGCGAACAGGGCGCCTATACGCTCGCCGGCAAGGCCGATGCCAAAGTTACGATCTTCGCTTCGGGTTCCGAAGTCGAAATCGCCGTCGCCGCCCGCACGGCGCTGGAAGGCAAGGGTATTTCCACCCGCGTTGTTTCCGTTCCCTGCACGGAGCTCTTCTTCGAGCAGCCGGACGCCTATCGCCATGAAGTGCTCGGCAACTCGCCGGTCAAGATCGCCGTCGAAGCCGCCGTCCGCGAAGGCTGGGACGCGTTCATCGGCCCGGAAGGCACCTTCATCGGCATGAAGAGCTTTGGTGCTTCCGCGCCTTACAAGGACGTTTATAAGCATTTCGGCATTACCGCCGAAGCGGTTGTCGCCGCCGCCGAGGCAAAGCTTTCCTGA
- a CDS encoding phosphoglycerate kinase — MAAFKTLDNLSDITGKRVLVRVDLNVPVKDGKVTDATRIERVAPTILELSKKGAKVILLAHFGRPKDGPSPDLSLSLIVPAVEEVLDHAVLFASDCIGAPAAEAIAKMNAGDILLLENTRFHKEEEKNDTAFTEKLAANGDIYVNDAFSAAHRAHSSTEGLAHHLPAYAGRTMQAELEALEKGLGNPARPVVAIVGGAKVSTKIDLLMNLVKKVDALVIGGGMANTFLAARGTNVGKSLCEHDLADTAKQIMIEAATAGCAIVLPEDGVVAREFKAGADNEVVSIDAIPADAMVLDVGPKSVEAVKAWIGRATTLVWNGPLGAFEIAPFDAATVAAAKYAAECTKAGKLTSVAGGGDTVSALNHAGVADDFTYVSTAGGAFLEWMEGKVLPGVAVLHTEK; from the coding sequence ATGGCAGCCTTCAAGACCCTCGACAATCTCAGCGATATCACCGGCAAGCGCGTGCTCGTGCGCGTCGATCTCAACGTGCCGGTCAAGGACGGCAAAGTCACCGACGCGACCCGTATCGAGCGCGTGGCGCCGACCATTCTGGAATTGTCCAAGAAGGGCGCCAAGGTCATCCTGCTTGCCCATTTCGGCCGCCCGAAGGATGGCCCGTCGCCGGATCTGTCGCTTTCCCTGATCGTTCCCGCGGTCGAAGAAGTGCTCGATCACGCCGTTCTCTTCGCCTCCGATTGCATCGGCGCACCGGCAGCCGAGGCAATCGCCAAGATGAACGCTGGCGATATTCTGCTGCTCGAAAACACCCGCTTCCATAAGGAAGAAGAGAAAAACGACACCGCCTTTACTGAAAAGCTGGCTGCCAATGGCGATATCTACGTCAACGACGCCTTTTCCGCTGCCCACCGCGCCCATTCCTCGACCGAGGGCCTTGCTCATCACCTCCCCGCCTACGCCGGCCGCACCATGCAAGCCGAGCTGGAGGCACTGGAAAAAGGCCTCGGCAATCCGGCCCGCCCGGTCGTCGCCATCGTCGGCGGCGCCAAGGTCTCGACCAAGATCGACCTGCTGATGAACCTGGTGAAGAAGGTCGATGCGCTGGTGATCGGCGGCGGCATGGCCAACACCTTCCTCGCCGCCCGCGGCACCAATGTCGGCAAGTCGCTGTGCGAGCATGATCTGGCCGATACCGCCAAGCAGATCATGATCGAAGCCGCCACGGCGGGCTGCGCTATCGTGCTGCCGGAAGACGGCGTCGTCGCCCGCGAGTTCAAGGCAGGCGCGGACAATGAAGTCGTTTCGATCGATGCCATTCCGGCCGACGCCATGGTTCTCGATGTTGGCCCGAAATCGGTCGAAGCCGTCAAGGCCTGGATCGGACGCGCAACGACGCTGGTCTGGAACGGCCCGCTCGGTGCCTTCGAAATCGCGCCTTTCGACGCTGCCACGGTGGCAGCCGCCAAATATGCCGCCGAATGCACCAAGGCCGGCAAGCTGACCTCGGTTGCCGGCGGCGGCGATACCGTCTCCGCGCTGAACCATGCCGGCGTTGCCGATGATTTCACCTATGTCTCGACGGCAGGCGGCGCCTTCCTCGAATGGATGGAAGGCAAGGTCCTTCCGGGCGTCGCCGTCCTCCATACTGAAAAGTAA
- a CDS encoding potassium/proton antiporter — protein MEAFYVVVLVSTVLILLAAFSSLLAFRFGAPLLLLFLMIGLMAGTDGLGIEFSNNYLAYILGSLALAIILFDSGYGTPIQAFKLAAAPALTIASAGVLVTATLFGLAATWLLGFTWLQGLLLGSIVASTDAAAVFFLLRIGGINIRDKVRSTLEVESGTNDPMAIFLTLALVELLASGEGYNGLNLAMLATFLQQMGLGVILGLLGGMMIVLIVSHLETDRGLTPIFVLALALLVFSFTGAVGGSGFLAVYVAGIYAGNRKMPASASIKRFQDGLTWLAQIIMFLVLGLLATPSQFPAIAIPAVALALFLIFIARPVAVWLCLLPFDYTQRETGFVAWVGLRGAVSILLAIMPILGNLEDSHTYFNVAFIVVLVSLLVQGWTIKPMARRLGLIVPPRMGAVDKVEVDLPGTVNHELLSYRVVKDSPVLRGERIPRWAMPSLVVREGKSMRYQYAGRLRENDLVYLFISPSYSRLLDRLFASRAPVDPDDADFFGAFSISPLRPAADLDAAYGPGLLSEAEKGLTIAELMRQRLGGKADYADRVRLGEIILIVRDLDENDHIQSVGMSLEALEPPSILPIFINLHDILSGIRGFLRKRREHAEEVVSTDSNTGKNDA, from the coding sequence GTGGAGGCATTTTACGTCGTCGTGCTGGTAAGCACGGTCCTGATTCTATTGGCGGCCTTTTCGAGCCTGCTTGCCTTCCGTTTCGGCGCACCCTTGCTGCTGCTTTTTCTGATGATCGGCCTGATGGCCGGCACGGACGGACTCGGCATCGAATTCAGCAACAACTACCTTGCCTATATTCTCGGCTCGCTGGCCCTCGCCATCATTCTCTTCGATTCCGGCTACGGCACGCCGATTCAGGCATTTAAATTGGCGGCCGCACCCGCCCTGACCATTGCGTCTGCAGGCGTTCTCGTGACAGCGACACTCTTCGGCCTCGCCGCTACCTGGCTCCTCGGCTTTACCTGGCTGCAAGGTCTGCTCCTTGGCTCGATCGTTGCGTCGACGGATGCAGCGGCCGTTTTCTTCCTGCTGCGCATCGGCGGCATCAACATCCGCGACAAGGTGCGTTCGACGTTGGAAGTCGAATCCGGCACCAATGATCCGATGGCGATCTTCCTGACGCTGGCATTGGTCGAACTGCTGGCGAGCGGCGAAGGCTATAACGGCCTCAATCTCGCCATGCTCGCCACCTTCCTCCAGCAGATGGGTCTCGGCGTCATTCTCGGCCTGCTCGGCGGCATGATGATCGTGCTGATCGTCAGCCATCTGGAGACCGATCGCGGCTTGACGCCGATTTTCGTACTGGCGCTTGCCCTTCTCGTCTTCTCCTTTACCGGCGCCGTCGGCGGCAGCGGTTTTCTCGCCGTCTATGTGGCCGGCATTTACGCCGGCAACCGCAAGATGCCGGCTTCGGCAAGCATCAAACGCTTCCAGGACGGCCTGACTTGGCTAGCGCAAATCATCATGTTCCTGGTCCTCGGGCTGCTCGCCACGCCATCGCAATTCCCAGCGATCGCTATCCCCGCCGTGGCGCTGGCGCTGTTCCTGATTTTCATCGCCCGGCCGGTTGCCGTCTGGCTATGCCTGCTGCCTTTCGACTACACGCAACGAGAGACGGGGTTTGTCGCCTGGGTCGGCCTTCGCGGCGCCGTCTCCATCCTGCTCGCCATCATGCCGATCCTCGGCAATCTCGAAGATAGCCATACCTATTTCAATGTCGCCTTCATCGTCGTGCTGGTGTCGCTTCTCGTTCAAGGCTGGACGATCAAGCCGATGGCCCGACGGCTCGGCCTCATCGTGCCGCCGCGCATGGGTGCCGTCGATAAGGTCGAGGTCGACCTGCCGGGCACGGTCAACCATGAGCTGCTATCCTATCGCGTCGTCAAGGATAGTCCGGTCCTGCGCGGCGAGCGCATACCGCGTTGGGCCATGCCGTCGCTCGTCGTGCGGGAGGGCAAGTCGATGCGCTATCAATATGCCGGCCGCCTGCGCGAAAACGATCTCGTCTATCTCTTCATCTCACCCAGCTATTCGCGCCTTCTCGACCGCCTGTTTGCCAGCCGCGCGCCGGTCGATCCGGATGACGCCGATTTCTTCGGCGCCTTCTCGATCTCACCGCTGCGCCCCGCCGCCGATCTCGACGCAGCCTATGGTCCAGGGCTTCTGAGCGAAGCGGAGAAGGGCCTGACCATCGCCGAGCTGATGCGTCAGCGCCTCGGCGGCAAGGCAGATTATGCCGATCGTGTCCGTCTCGGCGAGATTATCCTCATCGTCCGCGATCTCGATGAAAACGACCACATCCAGTCGGTCGGCATGTCATTGGAGGCGCTGGAACCACCGTCGATCCTGCCGATTTTCATCAATCTCCATGATATCTTGAGCGGTATTCGCGGCTTCCTGCGCAAGCGCCGCGAACACGCCGAAGAGGTGGTTTCAACCGATTCCAATACCGGCAAAAACGACGCCTGA
- a CDS encoding DUF4164 domain-containing protein, which produces MTPSGKTVDVALAQLRQALSTLESAVDGRFERERAQSDVEGEVRRVHADRSRLAQELDQAEFRANRLEEVNREVSRRLVTAMETIRAVLDR; this is translated from the coding sequence ATGACACCCTCAGGCAAAACGGTGGATGTGGCGCTCGCTCAGTTGCGCCAGGCGCTTTCGACTTTGGAGAGCGCCGTCGACGGGCGGTTCGAACGTGAACGCGCGCAAAGCGATGTCGAAGGCGAGGTTCGCCGGGTGCATGCGGATCGCTCTCGGCTCGCCCAGGAACTCGACCAGGCCGAGTTCCGGGCGAACCGCCTCGAAGAAGTCAATCGCGAAGTGTCGCGCCGGCTTGTAACGGCGATGGAAACCATAAGAGCCGTGCTCGACCGCTGA
- the gap gene encoding type I glyceraldehyde-3-phosphate dehydrogenase: MTVKVAINGFGRIGRNVLRAIVESGRTDIEVVAINDLGPVETNAHLLRYDSIHGKFPAEVKVEGDTIIVGGGKPIKVTAIKDPATLPHKDLGVDIAMECTGIFTAREKAAAHLTAGAKRVIVSAPADGADLTVVFGVNHDQLTREHMVISNASCTTNCLVPVVKVLDDAVGIDHGFMTTIHSYTGDQPTLDTMHKDLYRARAAALSMIPTSTGAAKAVGLVLPHLKGKLDGTSIRVPTPNVSVVDFKFVSKKATTVGEINEAIKAASNGTLKGILGYTDEPLVSRDFNHDSHSSIFATDQTKVMEGNFVRVLSWYDNEWGFSSRMSDTAVAFAKLI, translated from the coding sequence ATGACTGTAAAAGTTGCCATCAACGGTTTCGGCCGCATCGGCCGTAACGTTCTGCGCGCTATCGTCGAATCCGGCCGCACCGACATCGAAGTTGTTGCCATCAACGACCTCGGCCCGGTCGAGACCAATGCCCATCTGTTGCGTTACGATTCCATCCACGGCAAGTTCCCTGCCGAAGTAAAGGTCGAAGGCGACACGATCATCGTTGGCGGCGGCAAGCCGATCAAGGTCACCGCTATCAAGGATCCGGCAACGCTGCCGCACAAGGACCTTGGCGTCGACATCGCTATGGAATGCACGGGCATCTTCACTGCCCGCGAAAAGGCTGCCGCTCACCTGACGGCCGGTGCCAAGCGTGTCATCGTTTCGGCTCCTGCTGACGGCGCCGATCTGACCGTCGTTTTCGGCGTCAACCACGACCAGCTCACCAGGGAGCACATGGTCATCTCCAACGCCTCCTGCACCACGAACTGCCTGGTGCCGGTGGTCAAGGTCCTCGACGACGCCGTCGGCATCGACCACGGCTTCATGACGACCATCCACTCCTACACCGGCGATCAGCCGACGCTCGACACCATGCACAAGGACCTGTACCGCGCTCGCGCCGCAGCCCTGTCCATGATCCCGACCTCGACGGGCGCCGCAAAGGCGGTTGGTCTCGTTCTGCCGCACCTGAAGGGCAAGCTCGACGGCACGTCGATCCGCGTTCCGACCCCGAATGTCTCGGTTGTCGACTTCAAGTTCGTGTCCAAGAAGGCAACGACGGTGGGCGAAATCAACGAAGCCATCAAGGCGGCATCAAACGGCACGCTGAAGGGCATCCTCGGCTACACCGACGAGCCGCTGGTTTCCCGCGACTTCAACCATGACAGCCACTCGTCGATCTTCGCGACCGACCAGACCAAGGTCATGGAAGGCAATTTCGTGCGCGTCCTGTCCTGGTACGACAACGAATGGGGCTTCTCCAGCCGCATGTCCGACACGGCCGTCGCGTTTGCCAAGCTGATCTGA
- a CDS encoding PhzF family phenazine biosynthesis protein — protein sequence MNAVAYVTADVFTSECFAGNPLAVIPDARGLSDEAMQKIATEFNYSEVTFVLPPENPDNTARVRIFTPTKEIPFAGHPNVGTAFVLGRQTEIFGKTPGDRLLFEEKAGLVKVQLLRNGNEVSGAKIRAPGALQVGSAIAGDLVARCVQLDPASIRHTTHAPTFASVGLLFAFAEVDGLETLGKARPNAAAFAEAAARHEDEKTDFSLFLYTRLAENPQHIRARMFAPLDNVLEDPATGSASAALGAYLASLLPEADTEMQITIEQGVEMGRRSLINLGVRKSAGSVTDVFISGDCVSVMRGEITF from the coding sequence ATGAACGCCGTTGCCTATGTCACCGCCGATGTCTTCACCTCCGAATGTTTCGCCGGCAACCCGCTTGCCGTCATCCCCGATGCGCGCGGTTTGAGCGACGAGGCGATGCAGAAGATCGCGACGGAGTTCAATTACTCCGAAGTGACCTTCGTTCTTCCTCCGGAGAATCCGGACAATACCGCGCGCGTCCGCATCTTTACTCCAACAAAAGAAATCCCCTTTGCCGGCCATCCCAATGTCGGCACGGCTTTCGTGCTCGGCCGGCAAACGGAGATCTTCGGAAAGACGCCCGGCGACAGGCTGCTCTTCGAAGAGAAAGCCGGACTGGTGAAGGTACAATTGCTGCGCAATGGCAATGAGGTCAGCGGCGCAAAGATTCGGGCGCCAGGCGCGTTGCAAGTGGGCAGCGCCATTGCCGGCGATCTTGTCGCCCGCTGTGTTCAGCTCGATCCCGCATCCATCCGTCACACGACGCATGCTCCGACATTCGCCTCCGTCGGGTTGCTCTTCGCCTTTGCCGAAGTGGACGGTCTCGAAACCCTCGGCAAGGCCCGCCCGAACGCCGCCGCTTTCGCGGAAGCAGCCGCGCGCCATGAAGACGAGAAGACTGATTTTTCGCTGTTCCTCTATACGCGCTTGGCCGAGAACCCCCAGCACATCCGTGCCCGCATGTTCGCGCCGCTGGATAACGTTCTCGAAGATCCGGCAACCGGCAGCGCCTCCGCCGCCCTTGGCGCCTATCTCGCCTCGCTGCTACCTGAAGCCGACACAGAAATGCAGATCACCATCGAACAGGGCGTGGAAATGGGCCGGCGCAGCCTGATCAACCTCGGTGTCAGGAAATCCGCGGGCTCCGTCACCGACGTCTTTATCTCAGGCGACTGCGTCAGCGTTATGCGCGGCGAAATCACATTCTAG
- a CDS encoding cell division protein ZapA, translating into MAQVTVTIDGKAYRMACEEGQEEHLTDLATRFDRYVMHLKSQFGEIGDLRVTVMAGIMIMDEVAELTRRVSGLEAELESLRSNRDTVLAANARSEETLATVIDEVTMRIRGITEKLTVRPSAEPN; encoded by the coding sequence ATGGCGCAGGTAACGGTAACGATCGACGGCAAGGCCTATCGCATGGCCTGCGAAGAAGGGCAGGAAGAGCATCTGACGGATCTCGCCACGCGTTTCGACCGATATGTCATGCATCTGAAGAGCCAGTTCGGCGAGATCGGCGATCTGCGCGTCACGGTCATGGCCGGCATCATGATCATGGACGAGGTGGCCGAATTGACGCGGCGTGTTTCGGGGCTCGAGGCCGAGCTCGAAAGCCTGCGCAGCAACCGTGATACCGTGCTGGCCGCCAATGCCCGCAGTGAAGAGACGCTTGCAACTGTCATCGACGAAGTGACGATGCGCATTCGCGGCATTACCGAAAAACTGACGGTTCGTCCGAGTGCCGAGCCTAACTGA
- a CDS encoding MFS transporter, whose protein sequence is MKRNILPVLALLFGTLFLFTGNGLHSLLLPVRGTAEGYATTTLGLLGTTWATGFVLGCLTAPKLVRRIGHVRAFSGFIAVIAIIALLTGIIVDATWWVLLRAVTGFCTAGTSMIIESWLNERATNESRGAIFSLYIGITLIGAVAGQMMIPFEDIHTPILFMFCGICYCIAMLPTTLSTAASPQPLKAVSLDLKALYRNSPVASIGILLVGIANGAYGTLGAVFGANAGLSDGNIALMMSSTIFAGAVMQFPAGRLSDRIDRRYVLAGMAAIAAIDGLLLFLLQPAGPYFLIGMVVIYGAVANTLYPITVAHANDFAAPEDFVKVSGGLLLLYGIGTIIGPTVGGPVMSAIGPYALFFVTAVAHVLITTYAIFRSRMRAAKPASDRDAYTTMPSANAQMITPESMSLARSETSKKEDMTVNYGT, encoded by the coding sequence ATGAAAAGAAATATTTTACCCGTTCTTGCCCTGCTTTTCGGTACGCTCTTTCTATTCACCGGCAACGGCCTGCATAGCCTGCTTCTGCCGGTGCGCGGTACAGCCGAGGGTTACGCCACGACGACACTCGGCCTGCTCGGCACGACCTGGGCGACCGGCTTCGTGCTCGGCTGCCTGACGGCGCCGAAACTGGTCCGGCGCATCGGTCATGTCCGTGCCTTTTCCGGCTTCATCGCCGTCATTGCGATCATCGCGCTACTGACCGGCATCATCGTCGACGCTACCTGGTGGGTGCTGCTGCGCGCCGTCACCGGGTTCTGCACCGCCGGTACCTCGATGATCATCGAAAGCTGGCTCAACGAGCGCGCCACCAATGAAAGCCGCGGCGCGATCTTCTCGCTTTATATCGGCATCACATTGATCGGCGCCGTTGCCGGCCAGATGATGATCCCCTTCGAGGATATTCACACGCCGATCCTCTTCATGTTCTGCGGCATCTGCTATTGCATCGCCATGCTGCCGACGACGCTCTCGACCGCCGCTTCGCCGCAGCCGCTAAAAGCCGTCAGCCTGGATCTGAAGGCGCTCTATCGCAATTCGCCGGTCGCCTCCATCGGCATCCTGCTGGTCGGTATCGCCAACGGCGCCTATGGCACGCTCGGCGCCGTCTTCGGCGCCAATGCCGGCCTCTCGGACGGCAATATCGCACTGATGATGAGCTCGACCATCTTTGCCGGCGCCGTGATGCAGTTTCCGGCCGGCCGCCTTTCCGACCGCATCGACCGCCGCTACGTGCTGGCCGGCATGGCCGCCATCGCCGCCATCGACGGGCTCCTGCTCTTCCTGTTGCAGCCGGCCGGTCCTTATTTCCTGATCGGGATGGTGGTCATCTATGGCGCCGTCGCCAACACGCTCTATCCGATCACTGTCGCCCATGCCAACGACTTCGCCGCCCCCGAGGATTTCGTCAAAGTCTCCGGCGGCCTGTTGCTGCTTTACGGCATCGGCACGATCATCGGCCCGACGGTCGGCGGTCCCGTCATGTCGGCCATCGGCCCCTACGCGCTGTTCTTCGTCACCGCTGTCGCCCATGTGCTGATCACGACCTACGCGATTTTCCGCAGCCGCATGCGCGCCGCAAAGCCCGCCAGCGACCGCGACGCCTACACCACGATGCCTTCGGCGAATGCGCAGATGATCACGCCAGAAAGCATGTCACTGGCCCGCAGCGAGACTTCGAAAAAAGAAGATATGACGGTAAACTACGGCACATGA